From Streptomyces durmitorensis, a single genomic window includes:
- a CDS encoding winged helix-turn-helix transcriptional regulator: MTVSAWNLGDEGMCPQRLVLEHVTSRWGVLVLIALDERSYRFSELRRALGRVSEKMLTQTLQTLERDGLVYRDAKPVIPPRVDYSLTDLGREVGGQVRALAEWTEHRLADVQEARLAYDEARFLKDQNRASGRAS; the protein is encoded by the coding sequence ATGACAGTAAGTGCCTGGAACCTCGGCGACGAGGGCATGTGCCCGCAGCGCCTCGTCCTGGAACACGTCACGAGCCGCTGGGGCGTCCTGGTCCTGATAGCCCTGGACGAGCGCTCGTACCGCTTCAGCGAGCTGCGCAGGGCCCTCGGCCGGGTCAGCGAGAAGATGCTGACGCAGACCCTGCAGACCCTGGAGCGCGACGGCCTGGTGTACCGCGACGCCAAGCCGGTCATCCCGCCGCGCGTCGACTACTCGCTCACCGACCTCGGGCGCGAGGTCGGCGGGCAGGTCCGGGCGCTCGCCGAGTGGACCGAGCACCGCCTCGCTGACGTGCAGGAAGCGCGTCTTGCATACGACGAGGCCCGGTTCCTGAAGGATCAGAACCGGGCCTCGGGCAGGGCGAGTTGA